The following proteins are co-located in the Pleurocapsa minor HA4230-MV1 genome:
- the trxB gene encoding thioredoxin-disulfide reductase translates to MVEQIENVVIIGSGPAGYTAAIYAARANLKPLMFEGLQAGGVPGGQLMTTTEVENFPGFPEGITGPELMERMRSQAIRWGTECHTEDVVQVDFSQRPFTITSTDRTVKANSAIIATGATAKRLGLPSEKQYWNNGISACAICDGASPIFNGKELIVIGGGDSAAEEAVYLTKYGSKVHLLVRRGELRASKAMQDRVLNHPKVTVHWHTEAIDVYGENNLMTGIKLRNVQTGAESEINANGLFYAIGHQPNTDLFANQIELDDVGYIKVNPGTVATSIAGVYAAGDVQDHEYRQAVSAAGTGCMAALAAERWLAEHNLIVEYSQQPQAVKPEEKPTPTEKQATTEADFDLNASSYVGGYALRKLFHESDRLIMVKYVSPTCGPCGILSPILSKVVEEYAGKIHFVEIDIVADPEIAQMGQVSGTPTVQFFRDRELLQQVKGVQQKSQYRQLIEQYLPTTV, encoded by the coding sequence ATGGTTGAACAAATAGAAAATGTCGTCATTATCGGTTCAGGGCCAGCGGGATATACAGCAGCGATCTATGCAGCTAGAGCCAACTTGAAACCTCTGATGTTTGAAGGTTTACAGGCAGGGGGCGTGCCTGGAGGACAACTAATGACCACCACCGAGGTCGAGAATTTTCCTGGCTTTCCTGAAGGAATTACAGGGCCTGAGTTAATGGAGAGAATGCGATCGCAAGCTATTCGTTGGGGAACAGAATGTCACACAGAAGATGTCGTCCAGGTGGATTTTTCTCAGCGTCCCTTTACAATTACTTCCACCGACAGGACAGTTAAGGCTAATAGCGCGATCATCGCCACTGGCGCAACCGCAAAGCGTTTAGGTTTACCCAGCGAAAAACAATATTGGAACAACGGCATTTCCGCCTGTGCGATCTGTGACGGTGCTAGCCCGATTTTTAACGGCAAAGAATTAATTGTTATTGGTGGTGGTGACTCTGCAGCGGAAGAAGCGGTGTATCTAACCAAATATGGCAGTAAAGTTCACCTATTAGTTCGTCGGGGAGAACTACGGGCTAGTAAAGCCATGCAAGATAGAGTTCTCAATCATCCCAAAGTGACGGTTCATTGGCATACAGAAGCTATAGATGTATATGGCGAGAACAACCTCATGACAGGAATTAAGCTGCGCAATGTCCAAACGGGGGCAGAATCAGAAATTAACGCCAACGGTCTATTCTATGCGATCGGCCACCAACCCAATACCGATCTGTTCGCTAATCAAATTGAATTAGATGATGTCGGATACATTAAGGTAAATCCAGGTACAGTCGCCACGTCTATTGCGGGAGTCTATGCAGCAGGAGACGTACAAGACCACGAATATCGCCAAGCAGTCTCAGCAGCAGGAACAGGCTGTATGGCAGCACTAGCAGCCGAAAGATGGCTTGCCGAACACAATCTCATCGTTGAATACTCTCAACAGCCTCAAGCAGTTAAACCAGAAGAAAAACCAACCCCCACAGAAAAGCAAGCTACTACCGAAGCAGACTTTGATTTAAACGCCAGCAGTTATGTAGGTGGCTATGCCTTGAGAAAACTCTTCCATGAAAGCGATCGCTTGATCATGGTGAAATACGTTTCCCCTACCTGTGGCCCGTGTGGAATTCTCTCGCCAATTTTGAGCAAAGTAGTTGAAGAATATGCAGGAAAAATTCACTTTGTGGAAATAGATATCGTGGCAGATCCCGAAATTGCCCAGATGGGTCAGGTTTCAGGTACACCCACAGTACAGTTTTTCCGCGATCGAGAATTACTCCAGCAAGTTAAGGGCGTACAACAAAAAAGCCAATACCGTCAATTAATTGAACAATATTTACCTACAACTGTTTGA
- a CDS encoding MFS transporter: MLLAQTNIIETESNIEAMQDASFMFNGPQFFAALLAGVVLAFAFQLLFTNLGVAIGISMAGGKGSSDSHSSSSHTSKGFGSSIKKIGLMVGLGTLVSVTLALFIASLLAVKLSLFASPLSGAIVGLVIWAAFFALMMLLSSQAIGSLLGSVANTATSGIQMIFGTATAALGAGAVNKQVVNTAEAAANAVKKELGMAIDPVSMRENIEDLLLSVKPTGLDLDKITQDFERLLEEENLQEVVDSDSVRNIDRQTFVQLISDRSDISKKDAERIAGRLESVWRKKTHKSTHSSNPISDFANYLKSATKEQLVGKDFDGRLNSLLNAAGQKNSGQQSGPMQQATASFGASSLANIIMRRADLSDFDVEKIVGQLKDTAAKLGEGTDQVAVQAGLKDASTTTIKKDIKNYLITAYPWQLQAKNLNHEFRDLIYDVSADPEAVATELRQIKRADFVEILKQKGLLSQSQIRSTANILDAIRLEVIITAEAAQARAKSIELMAEVEDYLTTVPKSDLTPEKIQLEFKPILEDFNATSEQLSTRLTALNRPTLERMLALRSDMDAIEASAIAGELEIARDQVLETNLQNVNQAQALAERQWLQLQTYLREARRGELYPDGIKRELKLLLDDSQTDGSAFKVRLALFDRDALVQLLSQRGDLTGEQIDDIVDIIEDSWIQVVNLPQKLTSKAQSQYDQATSAIADYLRRTGKPELNPKGIEQDLTLLFNNPKLGSRAVRQRLAAMDRDTLVQLLAQRQDLSQEDANQIINDVQSTLKNIAKAPRRAAIRTQEKVQDFQHAIADYLRSTDKAELSPTGIKRDVELLLNDPRAGAESLKTRLSSFDRSTLVALLSQREDISESDVNQVVDQILEVRDSVMSQLQLVQDKIQSAIDRILAKIKNYLNSLDRPELAYEGIKRDVNVLFNDPQAGFTALKDRFAHIDRDTLIAVMSSRDDISQADAERIVSQIERTRDRALQRAERIQTEAAMRLENAKKQAAEQVEETRQAAATASWWLFLTALISAIASAGAGALGVNL, from the coding sequence CTGCTATTAGCGCAGACAAATATTATAGAAACTGAATCAAATATTGAAGCGATGCAAGATGCTTCTTTTATGTTTAATGGGCCCCAATTCTTTGCTGCTTTGTTAGCTGGAGTAGTCTTAGCGTTTGCTTTTCAATTACTCTTTACTAATTTGGGTGTTGCTATTGGTATTTCAATGGCTGGGGGTAAGGGTAGTTCTGATTCCCATTCATCATCCAGTCACACTTCTAAAGGATTCGGCAGCAGCATCAAAAAAATTGGTTTGATGGTTGGCTTAGGAACTTTGGTCAGCGTGACTTTAGCTCTATTTATTGCCAGTCTGTTAGCAGTTAAACTGAGCTTGTTTGCATCACCCCTATCTGGTGCAATTGTCGGTCTAGTTATTTGGGCGGCTTTCTTTGCTTTAATGATGTTACTGAGTTCTCAAGCAATTGGTTCGCTACTTGGTTCTGTTGCTAACACTGCTACTTCTGGCATCCAGATGATTTTTGGTACGGCTACGGCTGCCTTGGGTGCTGGTGCAGTCAACAAGCAAGTAGTTAATACGGCGGAGGCTGCTGCAAATGCGGTCAAAAAAGAATTAGGGATGGCGATCGATCCTGTTTCGATGCGCGAAAATATTGAAGACTTGTTGCTGTCAGTAAAACCTACTGGGTTAGATCTAGACAAAATTACTCAAGATTTTGAACGGTTACTTGAAGAGGAAAATTTACAGGAAGTTGTCGATAGTGATAGTGTTCGCAACATCGATCGCCAAACCTTCGTGCAATTAATCAGCGATCGCTCTGATATTTCTAAAAAAGATGCTGAACGTATAGCAGGTAGGCTAGAGTCGGTTTGGCGCAAAAAAACTCACAAGTCTACTCACTCAAGCAATCCCATTAGCGATTTTGCCAATTATCTCAAGTCAGCTACCAAGGAACAACTTGTCGGTAAAGATTTTGATGGTAGGTTAAATTCTTTACTTAATGCCGCAGGTCAAAAAAATAGTGGTCAGCAAAGTGGCCCGATGCAACAGGCGACGGCTTCCTTTGGTGCTAGCAGTCTGGCTAATATCATCATGAGACGTGCGGATCTATCTGACTTTGACGTAGAAAAAATTGTTGGTCAATTAAAAGATACAGCGGCGAAATTGGGAGAGGGAACTGACCAAGTTGCTGTTCAAGCAGGACTAAAAGACGCTTCTACTACTACGATCAAAAAAGATATTAAAAACTATTTAATTACTGCCTATCCTTGGCAACTCCAGGCAAAAAATCTGAATCATGAATTTCGTGATTTAATTTACGATGTGTCGGCCGATCCTGAAGCTGTAGCGACTGAACTAAGGCAGATTAAGCGCGCCGATTTTGTCGAGATCTTAAAGCAAAAAGGACTACTTTCACAGTCGCAAATCCGCAGTACGGCTAATATTCTTGATGCAATTCGTTTAGAAGTCATCATTACGGCTGAAGCAGCGCAAGCAAGAGCAAAAAGTATCGAACTAATGGCGGAGGTAGAAGATTATTTAACTACTGTACCCAAAAGCGATTTAACTCCTGAAAAAATTCAGCTGGAATTCAAGCCGATTCTTGAAGACTTTAATGCCACTTCTGAACAGTTGAGTACTCGCTTGACAGCTTTAAACCGCCCTACTCTAGAAAGAATGTTAGCGTTGCGTAGTGATATGGATGCAATCGAAGCATCGGCGATCGCAGGAGAATTAGAAATCGCGCGAGATCAGGTTCTGGAAACTAACCTACAAAATGTCAACCAGGCTCAAGCGCTAGCTGAAAGACAGTGGTTACAACTTCAGACTTACTTAAGAGAGGCAAGGAGAGGAGAACTCTATCCTGATGGTATTAAACGGGAATTGAAATTGTTGTTAGACGATTCCCAGACTGATGGTTCAGCATTTAAAGTTAGATTAGCTCTTTTCGATCGTGATGCTTTGGTTCAATTACTTTCCCAACGTGGAGATCTAACGGGCGAACAAATCGACGATATTGTTGATATCATTGAAGATTCTTGGATTCAAGTCGTTAACCTGCCTCAAAAGTTAACCTCAAAAGCACAGTCACAATATGACCAAGCAACATCGGCGATCGCTGATTATCTACGTCGGACTGGAAAGCCAGAACTCAACCCCAAAGGCATCGAACAGGATTTAACTTTACTGTTTAATAATCCCAAATTGGGTTCAAGAGCTGTACGTCAGCGTTTAGCAGCAATGGATCGCGATACTCTAGTGCAGCTATTAGCGCAGCGCCAAGATTTGAGCCAAGAGGATGCCAATCAAATTATTAATGATGTGCAGTCTACCCTGAAAAACATTGCTAAAGCACCCCGCCGTGCAGCTATTCGTACCCAGGAAAAAGTTCAAGACTTCCAACATGCGATCGCTGATTATCTTCGTTCTACCGACAAGGCTGAATTAAGTCCGACGGGGATTAAACGAGATGTCGAATTACTCTTGAACGATCCTCGCGCTGGCGCAGAAAGCCTCAAAACCAGATTATCTAGCTTCGATCGCTCTACTTTAGTAGCCTTGTTGAGTCAACGCGAAGACATCTCCGAAAGTGATGTTAACCAAGTGGTAGATCAAATCTTAGAGGTTAGAGATAGTGTCATGTCTCAACTCCAGCTGGTACAGGATAAAATTCAGTCTGCAATCGATCGCATCTTAGCCAAAATTAAGAATTACCTCAATAGCTTAGATCGTCCTGAACTAGCTTATGAAGGTATTAAACGAGATGTTAATGTCTTATTTAACGATCCTCAAGCTGGTTTTACGGCGCTTAAAGATCGCTTTGCTCATATAGATCGCGATACGCTGATAGCTGTTATGAGTTCTCGTGACGATATTTCTCAGGCTGATGCCGAGCGGATTGTTAGTCAAATTGAACGCACTCGCGATCGCGCTCTACAACGTGCTGAACGTATTCAAACCGAAGCGGCAATGCGTTTAGAAAATGCCAAGAAACAGGCTGCTGAACAGGTAGAAGAAACTCGTCAAGCTGCTGCAACCGCCTCTTGGTGGTTATTCCTCACTGCTTTAATTAGTGCGATCGCTTCTGCTGGTGCAGGCGCGCTAGGTGTTAATCTCTAA
- the psaM gene encoding photosystem I reaction center subunit XII, with translation MPLTDTQIFIALAVALIPGIMAIRLSTELYK, from the coding sequence ATGCCTCTAACAGACACTCAAATATTCATCGCTCTTGCAGTTGCTTTGATCCCAGGAATCATGGCAATTCGCTTATCTACCGAACTATATAAGTAA
- the tal gene encoding transaldolase: MSTTNPILAIENQYGQSIWMDNLNRDLIESGELKQSITEKGIRGITSNPAIFEKAIAGNKIYDRSIEAGIKAKKSVQEIYEDLIFTDIRNACDILMPIYEESNGLDGYVSIEVPPSLAKTTDNSTIKEARRYYQTIERPNLMIKIPGTREGLPAIEQAISEGMSINVTLLFSVQSYIDAAWAYIRGLEKRAESGADISKVASVASFFLSRIDVMIDEQIDSKLESAEGDAKAKLEAIKGKVAIANAKIAYQKYKEIFGSDRWKALAAKGAKVQRLLWASTGTKNPDYSDVMYVDELVGQDTVNTLPPDTIDACVDHCDPASRIESNLDAAQQVIEGLKDDAVNIDLDAVMDALLEEGIDKFIKPFESLMSSLESKVEHLATV; the protein is encoded by the coding sequence ATGTCTACAACCAACCCAATTTTAGCCATCGAAAATCAATACGGTCAAAGTATTTGGATGGATAATCTCAATCGCGATCTGATTGAATCAGGAGAATTAAAACAGTCGATTACCGAAAAAGGAATCCGTGGGATTACTTCCAATCCTGCCATCTTTGAAAAAGCGATCGCTGGTAATAAAATTTACGATCGCTCGATTGAGGCAGGAATTAAAGCTAAAAAGTCAGTCCAAGAAATCTACGAAGATTTAATCTTTACTGACATTCGTAATGCCTGTGATATCTTGATGCCCATCTATGAGGAAAGCAATGGTTTAGATGGCTATGTCAGCATTGAAGTCCCACCCAGTTTAGCCAAGACTACTGATAATAGTACTATTAAAGAAGCGCGTCGCTATTATCAAACTATTGAGCGTCCCAACTTGATGATCAAAATTCCAGGAACTAGAGAAGGTTTACCTGCGATCGAACAGGCAATCTCTGAAGGGATGAGCATCAACGTAACTCTGTTGTTCTCTGTTCAAAGCTATATTGATGCTGCTTGGGCATACATTAGAGGCTTAGAGAAACGGGCAGAATCGGGGGCAGATATTAGTAAAGTGGCTTCTGTTGCCAGTTTTTTCCTCAGTCGGATTGATGTGATGATCGATGAACAGATTGACAGCAAGTTAGAGTCTGCCGAAGGCGATGCCAAAGCTAAACTTGAGGCAATTAAAGGTAAAGTGGCGATCGCTAATGCTAAAATAGCTTACCAGAAATATAAAGAGATCTTTGGTAGCGACAGATGGAAAGCTCTAGCAGCCAAAGGTGCCAAGGTACAGCGTTTGCTTTGGGCGAGTACGGGGACTAAAAACCCTGACTACAGCGACGTGATGTACGTGGATGAATTAGTTGGGCAAGATACAGTTAACACTTTACCTCCCGACACCATTGATGCCTGCGTCGATCACTGCGATCCTGCTAGTCGGATCGAAAGCAATCTAGATGCAGCACAGCAAGTTATCGAAGGTTTAAAAGATGATGCGGTAAATATCGACCTAGATGCTGTAATGGATGCGCTACTAGAAGAAGGAATCGATAAATTCATTAAGCCTTTTGAATCTTTAATGTCATCTCTAGAATCCAAAGTTGAGCATTTAGCAACGGTATAA
- a CDS encoding DUF475 domain-containing protein — MLQNIVDYFSDAGVEVYLILVVLVLLETVLSADNAIALAAIAKSVKDPKSQRQALNIGLAGAYVLRIALIFAATWVIKYWQFELLGAMYLLWLVFNYFYSAQNEDDKHRTLGFKSVWQVIPTIAITDLAFSLDSVTSAIAITEDTWLIVAGGTIGIVILRFLAGLFIRWLQEYTYLEDAGFITVGFIGLRLLLKVWLPDYLIPEWVTIAVVAVFFTWGFSKKELVKSDDTNSQK; from the coding sequence ATGTTACAAAACATAGTTGATTATTTCAGCGACGCAGGGGTCGAAGTTTATTTAATACTGGTAGTTTTAGTGCTGCTAGAAACTGTCTTATCTGCTGATAATGCGATCGCTTTAGCGGCGATCGCCAAAAGCGTTAAAGACCCAAAATCCCAGCGTCAAGCTCTTAATATTGGATTAGCGGGGGCATATGTTCTGAGGATCGCCCTCATCTTCGCTGCTACTTGGGTGATCAAGTATTGGCAGTTTGAGTTATTGGGAGCAATGTATTTACTATGGCTAGTATTTAATTACTTTTACTCTGCACAAAATGAAGATGATAAGCATAGAACTTTAGGGTTCAAGTCTGTTTGGCAAGTTATTCCCACTATTGCTATTACCGATTTAGCGTTTTCTCTCGATAGCGTCACCTCGGCGATCGCTATTACTGAAGATACTTGGTTAATTGTTGCTGGCGGGACGATTGGAATTGTGATCTTGCGTTTTCTGGCGGGATTATTTATTCGTTGGCTACAAGAATATACTTATCTGGAAGATGCAGGCTTTATTACCGTTGGTTTTATAGGGTTGCGTCTGCTACTCAAAGTTTGGCTACCAGACTACTTGATTCCCGAATGGGTCACAATTGCTGTCGTGGCTGTTTTCTTTACCTGGGGATTTTCTAAAAAAGAGCTAGTAAAGTCTGATGATACCAATTCTCAAAAATAG
- a CDS encoding aspartate ammonia-lyase: MSNNYRTEQDSMGSKQIPANVYYGIQTLRATENFPISGIKPLATYVDACILIKKATAIANGELNCINQEISQAIVQAADEILGGKLRDQFVVDVYQAGAGTSHHMNVNEVLANRALELLGEEKGNYQRVSPNDHVNYGQSTNDVIPTAIRVGSLLALDRTLYPALAKAIAVLAQKATEFQDIVKSGRTHMQDAVPVRLGEGFKAWETILKEHHQRITTAATDLYNLGLGGSATGTGLNTHPQYRHRVAELLGEFIQQPLQPAPHLMAAMQSMSPFVNVSGSLRNLAQDLVKISHDLRLMDSGPQTGFKEIQLPAVQPGSSIMPGKYNPVMAEMTSMVCFQVMGYDTAIAFAAQAGQLELNVMMPLIAYDLIHSIEILGNTINSLSERCLTGISARRDRCLAYAETSLALVTALNPHIGYLKAADVAKKSLETGKSIRAIVLEAGLMSEEQLATVLDLEKMSQILE, translated from the coding sequence ATGAGCAATAATTACCGTACCGAACAAGACTCGATGGGGTCAAAACAGATCCCTGCCAACGTTTACTATGGCATCCAGACTTTAAGAGCAACGGAGAATTTTCCGATTAGTGGCATCAAACCCCTGGCAACTTATGTTGATGCCTGTATTTTAATTAAAAAAGCCACAGCGATCGCTAATGGAGAATTAAACTGTATTAATCAAGAGATCTCTCAGGCAATTGTCCAGGCAGCAGATGAAATTTTGGGCGGGAAGTTGCGGGATCAGTTTGTGGTGGATGTTTATCAGGCGGGGGCGGGTACTTCGCACCACATGAATGTCAATGAAGTGTTGGCAAATCGGGCTTTGGAACTTCTAGGGGAGGAGAAAGGTAATTATCAAAGAGTTAGCCCCAACGATCATGTCAATTATGGGCAGTCTACTAATGATGTGATCCCTACGGCTATTCGTGTTGGTTCATTGCTGGCTTTAGATCGCACTCTATACCCTGCTTTGGCTAAAGCGATCGCTGTCCTGGCGCAAAAAGCCACGGAATTTCAAGATATCGTTAAATCTGGGCGTACCCACATGCAGGATGCCGTTCCTGTACGTCTAGGGGAGGGATTTAAGGCCTGGGAAACAATTTTAAAGGAGCATCACCAGAGAATTACTACCGCTGCTACTGACCTATATAACTTGGGTTTAGGAGGTAGCGCCACAGGAACAGGACTCAATACCCATCCTCAATATCGTCATCGAGTCGCCGAACTGTTAGGGGAATTTATCCAGCAGCCACTACAGCCAGCACCGCATCTAATGGCAGCAATGCAGAGTATGAGTCCGTTTGTCAATGTTTCAGGCAGTCTACGGAACTTAGCTCAGGATTTAGTCAAAATATCCCACGATTTGCGCCTAATGGACTCTGGCCCGCAAACAGGATTTAAAGAAATTCAGCTACCAGCCGTACAGCCAGGCTCGTCAATCATGCCAGGAAAATATAACCCCGTGATGGCAGAAATGACCTCGATGGTTTGCTTTCAAGTGATGGGCTACGATACGGCGATCGCTTTTGCTGCTCAAGCAGGACAGTTGGAATTAAATGTCATGATGCCTCTGATTGCCTACGATCTGATTCATAGTATTGAAATACTGGGCAACACAATTAATAGCCTCAGCGAACGTTGTTTAACAGGAATTAGCGCCCGTCGCGATCGCTGTTTAGCCTATGCGGAAACTAGTCTTGCTTTAGTAACTGCCCTAAATCCTCATATTGGTTATCTCAAGGCAGCAGATGTGGCGAAAAAGTCGTTAGAAACAGGCAAATCTATTCGGGCGATCGTCTTAGAAGCAGGCTTGATGAGCGAAGAGCAACTGGCAACAGTCCTCGATCTAGAAAAAATGAGTCAGATTCTCGAATAG
- the fbp gene encoding class 1 fructose-bisphosphatase, translating to MENLDQAVIPEYSLDRDCQTLSQHVLQQFSDFTTQAQDISAIMNRLALAAKLVSRRLSRAGLMAGALGFTGETNVQGESVKKMDIYANDVFISVFKQSGLVCRLASEEMEKPYYIPENCPVGRYTLLYDPIDGSSNVDINLNVGSIFSLRQQEGNDLDEKAQDLLQNGDRQIAAGYILYGPSTVLVYTLGKGVHSFVLDPSLGEFILAEENITIPNHGPVYSLNEGNYWQWDESIRDYIRYVHRHEGYTARYSGALVGDFHRILLQGGVFLYPGTVDKPEGKLRLLYESAPLAFLAEQAGGAASTGNQRLLSYVPQELHQRTPLIIGSIKDVQLVESFIQERARHDAEEKALV from the coding sequence ATGGAAAATTTAGACCAAGCTGTCATTCCAGAATACAGCCTAGATAGAGATTGTCAAACTCTATCTCAGCATGTGCTTCAGCAGTTTTCCGACTTTACAACTCAGGCACAGGACATTAGCGCGATCATGAATCGTCTGGCTTTAGCAGCAAAATTAGTGAGCCGTCGCTTAAGTCGCGCTGGTTTGATGGCAGGGGCATTAGGTTTTACAGGAGAAACCAATGTTCAGGGAGAATCTGTCAAAAAAATGGATATTTACGCTAATGATGTGTTTATTTCTGTTTTTAAGCAAAGCGGGTTAGTTTGTCGCTTGGCATCAGAAGAGATGGAAAAACCCTATTATATTCCCGAAAACTGTCCTGTGGGCCGATATACTCTGCTCTACGATCCCATCGATGGTTCTTCCAATGTTGATATTAATCTCAATGTAGGTTCAATCTTTTCTCTACGTCAACAAGAAGGTAATGACCTAGACGAAAAAGCACAAGATTTATTACAGAATGGCGATCGCCAAATTGCAGCAGGCTATATTCTTTATGGCCCTTCAACGGTACTGGTATATACCCTGGGCAAAGGAGTTCATTCGTTTGTGCTTGACCCCAGCTTAGGGGAATTTATTCTCGCTGAGGAAAATATTACCATCCCCAATCATGGCCCTGTTTATAGTTTGAATGAAGGTAATTACTGGCAGTGGGATGAATCTATTAGAGATTATATTCGCTATGTTCATCGTCATGAAGGTTATACCGCTCGCTATAGTGGCGCATTAGTTGGCGATTTTCATCGGATTTTATTACAGGGTGGAGTGTTTCTTTATCCAGGCACAGTCGATAAACCTGAAGGAAAATTAAGATTACTATACGAATCAGCACCGCTAGCTTTCCTGGCAGAACAGGCAGGAGGGGCAGCTAGTACTGGTAATCAAAGACTGTTGAGCTACGTTCCTCAAGAGTTACATCAAAGAACTCCGCTAATTATAGGCAGCATTAAGGATGTGCAGCTAGTCGAGTCTTTTATTCAAGAACGAGCGCGTCACGATGCCGAAGAAAAAGCTTTAGTTTAA
- a CDS encoding glycogen debranching protein: MSSTTIWVNEQIDPGGLIHACIACRNEAAANDCHQNWINNLTDEQKQNGWVASLRTVNSWDDVPVNALKLSF; encoded by the coding sequence ATGTCATCAACAACTATCTGGGTCAACGAACAAATCGATCCTGGTGGGTTAATCCACGCCTGTATTGCTTGCCGAAATGAAGCTGCTGCCAATGACTGTCATCAAAACTGGATTAATAATCTTACCGATGAGCAGAAACAAAATGGTTGGGTTGCTAGTTTGCGCACCGTAAATTCTTGGGATGATGTCCCTGTTAATGCCCTGAAGCTAAGTTTTTAA